Proteins from a single region of Candidatus Thorarchaeota archaeon:
- a CDS encoding aminotransferase class V-fold PLP-dependent enzyme — protein MAHQIDSDLIDKEFPTLSNMTYLNNASTGIPPARMTAAVRDYLGDRAAVRRDFEDTLALFKDIRNRLAEMIGGARNNYGLVPSTSAGLNAIAHSIDYTKESNVVVCDLEFPANYIPWQNVEHAHGAELRVVESVEGAIPPKRFAEAVDENTKVLAVSLIQFGTGYRSDLKVLAKLIHDVGGYLVVDVIQAAGCVDFDLVESGVDFAAGQSAKWLIGPIGAGYVYASESAVDEVHPITTGWWGVKNLVDFSYHDRKLLPDARRFQGGSSAMMAYVGFRESLDVLLEIEPKTREEAAMNCADYLRKRLAEEGIDYYDFSGENKSAIVSCTPEEPEVLNEKLNKHRIYCSVRNGRLRVSPHFYNSEKDIDTLMEYVV, from the coding sequence ATGGCACATCAAATTGATTCCGACTTGATCGATAAAGAGTTCCCCACACTCAGCAATATGACATATCTTAACAACGCTTCAACAGGTATTCCACCCGCCAGAATGACCGCTGCAGTTCGTGACTACTTGGGGGATAGGGCAGCGGTACGTCGAGATTTTGAGGATACCCTCGCACTATTCAAGGATATACGGAATAGGCTTGCAGAAATGATTGGAGGGGCCCGAAACAACTACGGGCTTGTTCCGAGCACCAGCGCAGGATTGAATGCCATAGCACACAGTATTGATTACACAAAGGAATCAAATGTGGTCGTATGCGACTTAGAGTTCCCCGCCAATTACATCCCATGGCAAAATGTAGAACATGCACATGGTGCAGAATTGCGCGTAGTTGAATCTGTTGAAGGAGCAATACCGCCAAAGCGTTTTGCAGAAGCAGTAGACGAGAACACGAAAGTCCTAGCGGTTAGCCTTATTCAGTTTGGCACGGGTTACAGGTCAGATTTGAAGGTACTTGCAAAACTCATTCATGATGTTGGGGGATATCTAGTAGTCGATGTAATCCAAGCAGCAGGTTGCGTTGACTTTGATCTTGTAGAGTCAGGTGTTGATTTTGCCGCGGGACAGAGTGCCAAATGGCTCATAGGACCAATCGGAGCTGGATATGTCTATGCTTCGGAGTCAGCAGTAGATGAAGTGCATCCTATCACGACGGGGTGGTGGGGAGTCAAAAACTTGGTGGATTTCAGCTATCATGACCGCAAACTCTTGCCTGACGCACGCAGGTTCCAAGGTGGTTCGTCGGCAATGATGGCATATGTGGGATTCAGAGAATCTCTTGATGTCTTGCTGGAAATTGAACCAAAGACTCGAGAAGAAGCTGCAATGAATTGTGCAGATTATCTTAGGAAAAGGCTCGCCGAGGAGGGAATCGATTATTACGATTTCAGTGGAGAAAACAAATCAGCAATCGTGTCATGTACACCAGAAGAACCAGAAGTCCTGAATGAGAAACTGAATAAGCACCGGATATACTGTTCGGTCAGAAATGGTCGGCTCAGAGTCTCGCCTCATTTCTATAATAGCGAAAAAGACATCGATACGCTAATGGAGTATGTTGTGTGA